A part of Streptomyces sp. NBC_01497 genomic DNA contains:
- a CDS encoding helix-hairpin-helix domain-containing protein has protein sequence MADEAVETAGTGEPGEASGQTPGETSGQTPGETSGQTPDSASPKTPAAGGTAEAGDASGKAEGDEAAAAGEASGTGDAAEKAAELSEAQAELAAQRELRRRIDQRKADKAGPVAAGAKLSGHAADLLAAVRAVESGGTPDPVVLRAAPAPVPAQSPAGAAPRPAPLSGGAPPPEALAAVRGVLGEGGAPESLAGPVAGALGEHAGEVLRQDPWQLLAVPGVRPEQADGFARALLGAECGPGDERRAVALVVWLLERAAVQGHTALEASAVRAGLAGQGVPDPDGAVRHAVAEGAVLVFREEEEGAGEYGEDGEDEEPGAGAEPDAEDGTAPDERDTAADAPVLLGLDRFALAEESLADGLARVVKTVAELPRGPWTEAERAAPSPSAAELLRAVAEHGLVLHTGGEAARAEPVALAAAARALGLRTALAVHSENGRDRLGAPGAADGSRGADVVTVAGLLAGAEGPGRDADGMFALDLLVVLDAPQLDVETAAMLVESLADGGRLVLGGDPGVLGSAGAGRVFGDLLAARICPQIASRTPDAGPIGELVSGIGVGELNQVPAPDKEIVIVPVRDAGEAVHRTVQLVAESVPRAFGLAAGQTQVVTVGHGGAAGTRALNTALKQRLAPGPGRFGGFDPGDRVAYVPSPGRTVQGVVVSAEEDGLRVRLDGSGTSDRSGTSGSGESTGGGAGGVTVTVARERVDIELRHGWALTAHQAAGMRWPAAVVVLPGDAAGALTRTWVYTAFGRGERHLSVVHGVDQALPKAVAEGERPSAGRCTRLRALLEGLLAPDPEPAP, from the coding sequence ATGGCGGACGAAGCGGTCGAAACGGCCGGGACGGGCGAGCCCGGGGAGGCCTCCGGGCAGACCCCCGGGGAGACGTCCGGGCAGACCCCCGGGGAGACGTCCGGGCAGACGCCTGACAGTGCGTCCCCGAAGACGCCTGCCGCCGGCGGGACGGCCGAGGCGGGGGACGCGTCCGGCAAGGCCGAGGGCGACGAGGCGGCTGCGGCGGGCGAGGCCTCCGGCACGGGGGACGCGGCCGAGAAGGCCGCCGAGCTGAGCGAGGCGCAGGCCGAACTCGCTGCCCAGCGCGAGCTGCGCCGGCGCATCGACCAGCGCAAGGCGGACAAGGCGGGGCCGGTCGCGGCAGGCGCCAAACTCAGCGGCCACGCGGCCGACCTGCTGGCGGCCGTCCGCGCGGTCGAGAGCGGCGGTACGCCCGATCCTGTCGTCCTGCGGGCCGCGCCGGCTCCCGTTCCCGCGCAGTCCCCCGCCGGCGCCGCCCCCCGGCCCGCGCCCCTGTCCGGCGGAGCACCGCCCCCGGAAGCGCTCGCGGCGGTTCGCGGGGTCCTCGGTGAGGGCGGCGCCCCCGAGTCCCTGGCGGGGCCGGTCGCCGGCGCTCTCGGGGAGCACGCGGGCGAGGTCCTGCGCCAGGACCCGTGGCAGCTCCTGGCCGTGCCGGGCGTACGGCCGGAGCAGGCGGACGGGTTCGCCAGGGCGCTGCTCGGCGCCGAGTGCGGCCCGGGCGACGAGCGGCGGGCCGTCGCCCTGGTCGTGTGGCTGCTGGAGCGGGCCGCCGTCCAGGGCCACACGGCACTCGAAGCCTCCGCCGTACGCGCCGGGCTGGCGGGGCAGGGCGTACCCGACCCGGACGGGGCCGTGCGCCACGCCGTGGCCGAGGGCGCCGTGCTCGTCTTCCGCGAAGAGGAGGAAGGCGCGGGCGAGTACGGCGAGGACGGCGAGGACGAAGAGCCGGGGGCCGGGGCCGAGCCGGACGCGGAGGACGGGACGGCACCCGACGAGCGGGACACCGCCGCGGACGCGCCCGTACTGCTGGGGCTGGATCGTTTCGCACTCGCCGAGGAGAGCCTCGCGGACGGGCTCGCGCGTGTGGTGAAGACCGTCGCGGAGCTGCCTCGGGGGCCCTGGACCGAGGCGGAGCGGGCGGCCCCCTCGCCGTCCGCCGCCGAACTGCTGCGGGCCGTCGCGGAGCACGGTCTCGTGCTGCACACCGGCGGCGAAGCCGCGCGCGCCGAGCCCGTCGCGCTCGCGGCGGCGGCGCGGGCGCTGGGGCTGCGTACGGCTCTCGCCGTGCACAGCGAGAACGGCCGGGACCGGCTGGGTGCGCCCGGCGCGGCGGACGGGTCGCGGGGGGCGGACGTCGTCACCGTGGCCGGGCTGCTCGCGGGTGCCGAGGGCCCGGGGCGGGACGCCGACGGCATGTTCGCGCTCGATCTCCTGGTGGTCCTCGACGCCCCGCAGCTGGACGTGGAGACGGCGGCCATGCTGGTCGAGTCGCTCGCGGACGGCGGCAGGCTGGTGCTCGGCGGCGACCCCGGCGTACTGGGGTCGGCGGGCGCGGGCCGGGTCTTCGGCGATCTGCTGGCCGCGCGGATCTGCCCGCAGATCGCGTCGAGGACGCCGGACGCGGGGCCGATCGGCGAGCTCGTCTCCGGGATCGGCGTCGGCGAGCTGAACCAGGTGCCCGCGCCCGACAAGGAGATCGTGATCGTCCCGGTGCGGGACGCCGGCGAGGCGGTGCACCGCACGGTCCAGCTGGTGGCGGAATCCGTGCCGCGGGCGTTCGGGCTCGCGGCCGGGCAGACGCAGGTCGTCACGGTCGGCCACGGCGGTGCCGCGGGGACCCGCGCGCTGAACACCGCGCTCAAGCAGCGGCTGGCGCCGGGGCCCGGCAGGTTCGGCGGGTTCGATCCCGGCGACCGGGTCGCGTACGTGCCCTCGCCCGGGCGGACGGTGCAGGGCGTGGTGGTCTCGGCGGAGGAGGACGGCCTGCGGGTACGCCTGGACGGCTCCGGCACCTCCGACCGCTCCGGCACCTCCGGCAGCGGCGAGAGCACCGGCGGCGGCGCGGGAGGCGTCACGGTGACGGTGGCGAGGGAGCGGGTCGACATCGAGCTGCGGCACGGCTGGGCGCTCACCGCGCACCAGGCCGCCGGGATGCGCTGGCCCGCCGCAGTGGTGGTGCTGCCGGGGGACGCGGCCGGGGCACTGACGCGGACCTGGGTGTACACCGCGTTCGGGCGGGGTGAGCGGCACCTGTCGGTGGTGCACGGGGTGGACCAGGCGTTGCCGAAGGCGGTCGCGGAGGGCGAGCGCCCCTCGGCCGGGCGCTGTACCCGGCTGCGGGCGCTGCTGGAGGGCCTGCTGGCCCCGGACCCGGAGCCGGCGCCCTAG
- a CDS encoding aldo/keto reductase — protein sequence MEQRHLGSTGLRVSRIGLGTLTWGRDTGEHDAADQLKAFWDAGGTLVDTADVYGGGDAEYLLGQLVERLVPRRDLVIATKAGSVPDPDRRFDGSRGHLLEALDASLDRLGTDYVDLWQIHAFDPETPLEETLHALDIAVTSGRARYAGVSNFCGWQLAKAATWQLAAPGIRTRLASTQMEYSLLQRGVEREVLPAALDLGVGLLPSSPLGRGVLTGKYRHTTPPDSRGATDMAMFVEPYLDGAASRIVDAVATAADGLATSPLAVALAWVRDRPGVVAPIVGARNARQLIEALSVEGLSLPDEICRALDDVSAPVHHYPDQDWSTL from the coding sequence ATGGAGCAGAGGCATCTCGGCAGTACGGGACTGCGCGTGTCCCGCATCGGGCTCGGCACCCTGACCTGGGGCAGGGACACCGGCGAGCACGATGCGGCGGACCAGTTGAAGGCCTTCTGGGACGCCGGGGGCACGCTGGTCGACACGGCGGACGTGTACGGCGGCGGAGACGCGGAATACCTGCTCGGGCAACTCGTCGAGCGGCTGGTGCCGCGCCGTGACCTGGTGATCGCCACGAAGGCGGGCAGCGTGCCGGACCCCGACCGTCGCTTCGACGGCTCGCGCGGCCACCTGCTGGAGGCACTCGACGCCTCGCTCGACCGTCTCGGCACGGATTACGTGGACCTCTGGCAGATCCACGCCTTCGACCCCGAGACCCCGCTTGAGGAGACCCTGCACGCGCTGGACATCGCGGTCACCAGCGGACGGGCCCGGTACGCGGGCGTATCGAACTTCTGCGGCTGGCAGCTGGCGAAGGCCGCGACCTGGCAGCTCGCGGCACCGGGCATACGGACGCGCCTCGCCAGCACGCAGATGGAGTACTCGCTGCTCCAGCGGGGCGTGGAGCGCGAGGTGCTGCCCGCCGCGCTCGACCTGGGGGTCGGACTGCTGCCGTCCTCGCCGCTCGGACGGGGCGTACTGACGGGCAAGTACCGTCACACGACTCCCCCGGACTCGCGGGGCGCGACGGACATGGCCATGTTCGTGGAGCCCTACCTCGACGGCGCGGCGAGCAGGATCGTGGACGCGGTCGCCACGGCGGCCGACGGCCTGGCGACGAGCCCGCTCGCGGTCGCGCTCGCGTGGGTGCGCGACCGGCCGGGCGTGGTCGCGCCGATCGTGGGCGCGCGCAACGCGAGGCAGCTCATCGAGGCGTTGTCGGTGGAGGGCCTTAGTCTTCCTGACGAGATCTGCCGGGCGCTGGACGACGTGTCGGCCCCGGTGCACCACTATCCCGACCAGGACTGGAGCACGCTGTGA
- a CDS encoding LLM class F420-dependent oxidoreductase: MRLGINLGYWGAGMDGDNLAVAQEADRLGYDVCWAAEAYGSDAPTVLSWVAARTESIDVGSAIMQIPARQPTMTAMTAATLDSLSGGRFRLGLGVSGPQVSEGWYGVRFDKPLARTREYVEIVRGAMSRERLSYEGEHWTLPLPDGPGKPLKLTVHPQREHIPLYIAAIGPKNLEQTGEIADGALLIFPAAEHLEETALTHLRAGREKAGLTMDGFDVCPTVPLATGDDVSALADQFRPYTALYVGGMGSRKQNFYNRLAGRMGYEKEAAEIQDKYLAGDKSGAAAAVPHDLIDSTALLGSTARIADRMQAYASVGVTTLTLAPAGLTLEQRVAALRVGVDALERAGLAE, encoded by the coding sequence ATGCGGCTCGGCATCAACCTCGGGTACTGGGGTGCGGGGATGGACGGCGACAACCTCGCCGTCGCACAGGAGGCCGACCGCCTCGGCTACGACGTGTGCTGGGCGGCCGAGGCGTACGGCTCCGACGCCCCGACCGTGCTGTCGTGGGTCGCGGCCAGGACGGAGAGCATCGACGTCGGTTCGGCGATCATGCAGATCCCGGCGCGGCAGCCCACCATGACGGCCATGACGGCCGCGACGCTCGACTCGCTCTCCGGCGGCCGGTTCCGCCTCGGCCTCGGCGTCTCGGGGCCCCAGGTGTCCGAGGGCTGGTACGGCGTGCGGTTCGACAAGCCGCTGGCCAGGACCCGGGAGTACGTGGAGATCGTGCGCGGCGCGATGTCGCGCGAGCGGCTGTCGTACGAGGGTGAGCACTGGACGCTGCCGCTGCCAGACGGTCCCGGCAAGCCGCTCAAGCTGACCGTGCACCCGCAGCGCGAGCACATCCCGCTCTACATCGCCGCGATCGGGCCGAAGAACCTGGAGCAGACGGGCGAGATCGCGGACGGCGCCCTGCTGATCTTCCCGGCGGCCGAGCACCTGGAGGAGACGGCGCTGACGCACCTGCGGGCCGGCCGGGAGAAGGCGGGCCTGACGATGGACGGCTTCGACGTCTGCCCGACCGTGCCGCTCGCGACCGGCGACGACGTGTCCGCGCTCGCGGACCAGTTCCGCCCGTACACCGCGCTGTACGTGGGCGGCATGGGCAGCAGGAAGCAGAACTTCTACAACCGTCTCGCGGGCCGCATGGGGTACGAGAAGGAGGCGGCGGAGATCCAGGACAAGTACCTCGCAGGCGACAAGAGCGGCGCGGCGGCCGCCGTCCCGCACGACCTGATCGACTCGACGGCGCTGCTCGGCTCGACGGCGCGGATCGCGGATCGCATGCAGGCGTACGCGTCGGTCGGTGTCACGACCCTGACCCTGGCCCCAGCGGGCCTGACGCTGGAGCAGCGGGTCGCGGCGCTGCGCGTGGGCGTGGACGCCCTGGAGCGCGCAGGCCTCGCCGAGTAA
- a CDS encoding ferritin-like domain-containing protein, whose amino-acid sequence MLSAQSLFQEMVGDDRAFQLFCSIAASGEAQGGWENGRIAALVPRSMGELAPKITRHGADEEKHGRIFNALLKKRGLDPVEVPLETDYTLLLEHRGIGLAHEKLRREEPLTEQDIVVYLAHSRVTEQRASDQMEMLKKYFADDPEVGRAVKMISNDEDNHLAYCHEELLRLARQGYGRFILDSLVSCARVEMAVYRQVSLAVMDHMGSILGWSAPKAAALAAGINGMYAYERLGGWRRMTRLAPPERRDALGGPAPEAAPVPAV is encoded by the coding sequence ATGCTCTCGGCCCAGAGTCTGTTCCAGGAAATGGTCGGTGACGACCGTGCGTTCCAGCTGTTCTGCTCCATCGCCGCGTCGGGCGAGGCCCAGGGCGGCTGGGAGAACGGCAGGATCGCGGCCCTCGTGCCCCGCAGCATGGGCGAACTCGCGCCCAAGATCACCCGGCACGGCGCCGACGAGGAGAAGCACGGCCGGATCTTCAACGCGCTCCTCAAGAAGCGTGGTCTCGACCCGGTCGAGGTGCCGCTGGAGACCGACTACACCCTCCTGCTCGAACACCGCGGCATCGGGCTCGCCCACGAGAAGCTGCGCCGTGAGGAGCCCCTCACCGAGCAGGACATCGTCGTGTACCTGGCCCACAGCAGGGTCACGGAGCAGCGCGCCAGCGACCAGATGGAGATGCTCAAGAAGTACTTCGCGGACGACCCGGAGGTGGGCAGGGCCGTCAAGATGATCAGCAACGACGAGGACAATCACCTCGCCTACTGCCACGAGGAGTTGCTGCGCCTCGCCCGGCAGGGCTACGGGCGGTTCATCCTCGACTCGCTCGTCTCGTGCGCCCGCGTCGAGATGGCGGTCTACCGCCAGGTCAGCCTGGCGGTCATGGACCACATGGGCAGCATCCTCGGCTGGTCCGCGCCCAAGGCCGCGGCTCTCGCCGCCGGGATCAACGGCATGTACGCGTACGAGCGACTCGGCGGCTGGCGGCGGATGACCCGTCTCGCGCCGCCGGAGCGCCGCGACGCACTCGGCGGCCCGGCTCCCGAGGCCGCCCCGGTCCCGGCGGTCTGA
- the corA gene encoding magnesium/cobalt transporter CorA, with translation MPGVIVDCAIYRNGSRTDGPEDFSDALDEARATGDAFLWIGLHEPSEKEFSLVTSEFGLHPLAVEDALTAHQRPKLEVYDDSLFMVLKPATYEPESDTVTTGELMVFIGDSFVVTVRHGEAASLSVVRSRLESEPEVMKHGPTAVLYAVSDAVVDHYIDVAAELQSDLEEVEAEVFAPTSDTRASERSATAQTTAARIYNFKRQVLEFRRATGPLSTPMQKLSGAAVPFVDAGSQPFFRDVNDHLAHANEMVEGLDRLLTDVLSAHLAQMGVRQNDDMRKISAWAAMAAVPTLVAGIYGMNFQHMPELRWTWGYPAVIAFMLVVVTGLHRTFKRRGWL, from the coding sequence ATGCCCGGCGTGATCGTGGACTGTGCCATCTACCGCAACGGCAGCCGTACGGACGGGCCCGAGGATTTCTCGGACGCCCTGGACGAGGCGCGCGCCACCGGCGACGCGTTCTTGTGGATCGGGCTGCATGAGCCGTCGGAGAAGGAGTTCTCCCTTGTCACGAGCGAGTTCGGGCTCCACCCACTCGCCGTCGAGGACGCCCTGACCGCACACCAGCGGCCGAAGCTGGAGGTCTACGACGACTCGCTGTTCATGGTGCTCAAACCGGCGACGTACGAGCCCGAGAGCGACACGGTCACCACCGGTGAGCTGATGGTCTTCATAGGGGATTCGTTCGTGGTGACGGTCCGCCACGGTGAGGCGGCCTCGCTGTCCGTCGTCCGCAGCCGGCTCGAGAGCGAGCCCGAGGTGATGAAGCACGGGCCGACGGCGGTGCTGTACGCGGTGAGCGACGCGGTGGTGGACCACTACATCGACGTGGCCGCCGAGCTGCAGAGCGACCTGGAGGAGGTGGAGGCCGAGGTCTTCGCCCCGACGTCGGACACCCGCGCGAGCGAGCGGTCGGCGACGGCGCAGACCACGGCCGCCCGCATCTACAACTTCAAGCGTCAGGTCCTTGAGTTCCGGCGGGCGACCGGGCCGCTCTCGACACCCATGCAGAAGCTTTCGGGGGCGGCCGTGCCGTTCGTCGACGCGGGGTCGCAGCCGTTCTTCCGCGATGTCAACGACCACCTCGCGCACGCGAACGAAATGGTGGAGGGCCTCGACCGGCTCCTGACCGACGTGCTGTCCGCGCATCTCGCGCAGATGGGGGTGCGGCAGAACGACGACATGCGGAAGATCTCCGCCTGGGCGGCCATGGCGGCGGTCCCGACCCTGGTGGCCGGCATCTACGGCATGAACTTCCAGCACATGCCAGAACTGCGCTGGACCTGGGGCTATCCGGCCGTGATCGCGTTCATGCTGGTGGTCGTGACCGGTCTGCACCGGACGTTCAAACGGCGCGGCTGGCTCTGA
- a CDS encoding histidine phosphatase family protein, translating into MATLILVRHGRSTANTSGLLAGWTPGVALDERGAAQAAALPARLDGIPFAAVVSSPLQRCGETLQPLLDARPGTEVVTDDRIGECDYGEWTGRKLAELNEEPLMQVVQQHPAAASFPGGESMSAMQARAVACVREWNERVEAEHGENAVFLMCSHGDIIKAIVADALGMHLDLFQRLNVDPCSVTAIAYTRLRPYLLRLGDTEDLGALVPREAESEGPGAVGGGAGAP; encoded by the coding sequence ATGGCCACGCTGATCCTCGTACGTCACGGACGCTCCACCGCGAACACCTCCGGCCTGCTGGCGGGCTGGACTCCCGGTGTGGCACTCGACGAGCGGGGCGCCGCGCAGGCGGCGGCACTGCCCGCCCGCCTCGACGGCATCCCGTTCGCCGCCGTCGTCTCCAGCCCCCTCCAGCGGTGCGGCGAGACCCTCCAGCCCCTGCTGGACGCGCGTCCCGGCACGGAGGTGGTCACGGACGACCGGATCGGCGAGTGCGACTACGGCGAGTGGACCGGCCGCAAGCTCGCCGAGCTGAACGAGGAGCCGCTGATGCAGGTCGTGCAGCAGCACCCGGCCGCCGCCTCGTTCCCCGGTGGCGAGTCGATGTCCGCCATGCAGGCGCGGGCGGTCGCCTGCGTACGGGAGTGGAACGAGCGCGTCGAGGCGGAGCACGGCGAGAACGCCGTCTTCCTGATGTGTTCGCACGGCGACATCATCAAGGCGATCGTCGCGGACGCGCTCGGTATGCACCTCGACCTGTTCCAGCGGCTGAACGTCGACCCGTGCTCCGTCACCGCCATCGCCTACACCCGGCTGCGGCCGTACCTCCTCAGGCTCGGTGACACCGAGGATCTCGGGGCCCTGGTGCCCCGCGAGGCGGAGAGCGAGGGTCCTGGGGCCGTGGGCGGCGGCGCGGGCGCGCCGTGA
- a CDS encoding DUF3090 domain-containing protein, which produces MSRQVFLYDPPDRFVAGTVGLPGRRTFFLQASAAGRVTSVALEKTQVAALAERIDELLDEVVRRSGGNAPVPAVAPSDVSDSAPLDVPIEEEFRVGTMALAWDGDEQRMIVEAQALVELDADTDEDLAEAEERLLQDEENGPPMLRIRMSGSQARAFAKRALHVVNAGRPPCPLCSLPLDPEGHVCPRQNGYRRGA; this is translated from the coding sequence GTGTCCCGTCAGGTGTTCCTCTACGACCCGCCGGACCGCTTCGTGGCCGGCACGGTCGGGCTGCCTGGACGTCGTACGTTCTTCCTCCAGGCGTCCGCCGCGGGGCGCGTGACCAGCGTCGCCCTGGAGAAGACCCAGGTCGCCGCGCTCGCCGAGCGGATCGACGAACTGCTCGACGAGGTCGTGCGGCGCAGCGGGGGGAACGCCCCCGTGCCCGCGGTCGCCCCCTCCGACGTCTCGGACTCCGCGCCGCTCGACGTGCCGATCGAGGAGGAGTTCCGCGTCGGCACCATGGCTCTGGCCTGGGACGGCGACGAGCAGCGCATGATCGTCGAGGCCCAGGCCCTCGTGGAGCTGGACGCCGATACCGACGAGGACCTGGCCGAGGCCGAGGAGCGGCTGCTCCAGGACGAGGAGAACGGTCCGCCGATGCTCCGCATCCGCATGAGCGGCTCCCAGGCCAGGGCCTTCGCCAAGCGCGCCCTGCACGTCGTGAACGCGGGCCGTCCGCCGTGCCCGCTGTGCAGCCTGCCACTGGACCCGGAGGGGCACGTGTGCCCCCGCCAGAACGGATACCGGCGGGGCGCGTGA
- a CDS encoding SCO1664 family protein — protein MSTVAGGTGAQVSVADLLREGELTVRGRIREASNGVLYCTVSHRGVEAACVYKPVAGERPLWDFPDGTLAQREVAAYEVSEATGWGLVPPTVLREGPYGEGMIQLWIEGQPLDEVEAEDEDDYTDGLPDVDEAGDLRDPVADGATGPRDADGATGPRDADGDAEAAAPDGDAPPGAEADAVLTLLTPQLALVAGEETVDGWKAIGLAEVGEGLTALLVHADDERLRRLAVLDAVINNGDRKGGHLLTSPEGRLYAIDHGVTFNADDKLRTLLWGWAGEPLPEEALTVLARLAEELAEGAPLATRLAALITPAETEALRARVRELRHTGRHPEPSGQWPAIPWPPV, from the coding sequence ATGAGCACGGTGGCGGGCGGGACCGGGGCACAGGTGTCTGTGGCGGACCTGCTTCGCGAGGGCGAACTGACGGTGCGCGGCCGGATACGCGAGGCGTCGAACGGTGTGCTGTACTGCACCGTCTCCCACCGGGGCGTCGAGGCTGCGTGCGTCTACAAGCCGGTGGCGGGGGAGCGCCCGCTGTGGGACTTCCCCGACGGTACCCTCGCGCAGCGGGAGGTCGCCGCGTACGAGGTGTCCGAGGCGACCGGCTGGGGTCTCGTACCGCCGACGGTGCTGCGGGAGGGCCCCTACGGCGAGGGCATGATCCAGCTCTGGATCGAAGGGCAGCCGCTCGACGAGGTCGAGGCCGAGGACGAGGACGACTACACGGACGGGCTCCCGGACGTGGACGAGGCCGGGGACCTGCGGGACCCGGTCGCGGACGGGGCCACGGGCCCACGCGATGCGGACGGGGCCACGGGCCCACGCGATGCCGACGGGGACGCCGAGGCGGCGGCCCCGGACGGGGACGCCCCGCCGGGCGCCGAGGCGGACGCGGTCCTCACCCTGCTCACGCCGCAGCTCGCGCTGGTGGCCGGTGAGGAGACCGTCGACGGCTGGAAGGCGATCGGGCTTGCCGAGGTCGGCGAGGGGCTCACCGCGCTCCTCGTGCACGCCGACGACGAGCGGCTGCGCCGCCTCGCCGTGCTGGACGCGGTGATCAACAACGGCGACCGCAAGGGCGGGCACCTGCTGACGTCGCCCGAGGGGCGTCTGTACGCCATCGACCACGGCGTCACGTTCAACGCCGACGACAAGCTCCGCACCCTGCTGTGGGGATGGGCGGGCGAACCGCTGCCCGAGGAGGCGCTCACGGTCCTCGCCCGGCTCGCGGAGGAGCTCGCGGAGGGCGCGCCGCTCGCCACCCGGCTGGCGGCGCTCATCACGCCCGCCGAGACGGAGGCGCTGCGGGCCCGCGTACGTGAACTGCGCCACACCGGGCGGCATCCCGAGCCGTCCGGACAGTGGCCCGCGATCCCCTGGCCGCCGGTCTGA
- the mshC gene encoding cysteine--1-D-myo-inosityl 2-amino-2-deoxy-alpha-D-glucopyranoside ligase, with protein sequence MHAWPASDVPALPGKGRDLRIHDTSTDDRVTLTPGPVARIYVCGITPYDATHMGHAATYNAFDLVQRVWLDSGRQVHYVQNVTDVDDPLLERAQRDGEDWTALAERETTLFREDMTALRMLPPKHYIGAVEAIPGIVPLVERLREAGAAYELEGDTYFSVAADPHFGEVSRLDAAAMRVLSAERGGDPERPGKKNPLDPMLWMAARPGEPSWDGGSLGAGRPGWHIECVAIALDHLGMAFDVQGGGSDLAFPHHEMGASHAQALTGEHPFATSYVHAGMVGLDGEKMSKSKGNLVFVSTLREQGVDPAAIRLALHAHHYRSDWMWTDQVLADASDRLARWRAAVSRPEGASADALVEEVRAALVDDLDAPAALAAVDRWVAVQESEGGTDEGAPGLVTRTVDALLGVAL encoded by the coding sequence ATGCATGCCTGGCCAGCTTCCGATGTCCCCGCCCTGCCCGGTAAGGGCCGCGACCTCCGGATCCACGACACCTCGACGGACGACAGGGTCACCCTCACCCCGGGACCCGTCGCACGGATATATGTCTGCGGCATCACGCCGTACGACGCGACCCACATGGGGCACGCGGCGACGTACAACGCGTTCGACCTCGTGCAGCGGGTGTGGTTGGACAGCGGTCGGCAGGTCCACTACGTGCAGAACGTGACGGACGTGGACGACCCCCTGCTGGAGCGCGCGCAGCGCGACGGCGAGGACTGGACGGCGCTCGCCGAGCGCGAGACCACCCTGTTCCGCGAGGACATGACGGCGCTGCGGATGCTGCCGCCGAAGCACTACATCGGCGCGGTCGAGGCCATACCCGGCATCGTTCCCCTGGTGGAGCGGCTGCGTGAGGCCGGCGCCGCGTACGAGTTGGAGGGCGACACGTACTTCTCCGTCGCCGCCGACCCGCACTTCGGCGAGGTGTCCCGTCTCGACGCCGCCGCCATGCGGGTGCTGTCCGCGGAGCGCGGCGGCGACCCGGAGCGGCCGGGCAAGAAGAACCCCCTCGACCCGATGCTGTGGATGGCGGCCCGTCCCGGCGAGCCCAGTTGGGACGGCGGCAGCCTCGGCGCCGGCCGGCCCGGCTGGCACATCGAATGCGTGGCCATCGCGCTCGACCACCTGGGCATGGCCTTCGACGTCCAGGGCGGCGGCAGCGACCTGGCCTTCCCGCACCACGAGATGGGCGCCTCGCACGCCCAGGCGCTGACCGGCGAGCACCCCTTCGCCACGTCGTACGTGCACGCGGGCATGGTCGGCCTGGACGGCGAGAAGATGTCGAAGTCCAAGGGCAACCTGGTCTTCGTCTCCACGCTCCGCGAGCAGGGTGTCGACCCCGCCGCCATCAGGCTGGCGCTGCACGCCCACCACTACCGCTCGGACTGGATGTGGACCGACCAGGTCCTCGCCGACGCGAGCGATCGGCTGGCGCGCTGGCGCGCCGCCGTCTCCCGGCCGGAAGGCGCGTCCGCGGACGCACTGGTGGAGGAGGTCCGCGCGGCGCTCGTCGACGACCTGGACGCGCCCGCCGCGCTGGCGGCCGTGGACCGCTGGGTCGCGGTGCAGGAGAGCGAGGGCGGCACGGACGAGGGTGCGCCCGGCCTGGTCACGCGCACGGTCGACGCGCTGCTGGGTGTGGCGCTGTAG